One region of Parerythrobacter jejuensis genomic DNA includes:
- a CDS encoding baseplate J/gp47 family protein, with protein MPIKPPALDDLDFERLQADLLARIPAHTPEWTAPQTGDPGLTILQLFSWLGDNILYRANLIPERQRLAFLRLLGLQMRPALPARGLVQMQFDNPAQLASADFRKGVRIDQPMPFEVQNEIEVMPVEGQCFIKRAPSISEQQQLAGLLPDLQELFAIDASVAGYVTTPIFADNKADRTGVDILGDSVDGALWVALLAPDPEPATVAAALATLGGGEDNRAATLSMGVAPSMATPEFGETIGIREPIPQVWEVCTGRGEGNQYLPLDMLADSTAGLTRNGVVRLLLPGKDDMGAPSNDVADAYQAGVGDRPPRIDDPVMAARLVTWLRMRPDSATAAGKLSLGWAGPNCAEIEQRRSYGRQTIGRGTGSSGQEFELGVGAIEPASLQLAVEEQSGLVPYRQVPEIGAAGAGERVYTLDSEAGTVRFGDGIHGKAPEAGRAVQVISMRAGGGREGNLPAGSLAQFPAQSGKPKIKLNQPLALAGGLDAETMEAAEQRIPATIRHRDRAVTASDIHTLAAATPGVPVARVEVLEHFRPHNRETTMPGAVSVMMLPASTRSRAPAPRPDRPMLETLHRWLDERRPLATELYVVAPEYRAIGVTVAVELVDQDRREELLQMVTNRLHQLIWPLQPGGLQGGGWELGKTIEARALELAIGQLPGIRSVAPIRLFTGQDSDWREVKANADGNVVIELKKWQLPELISAGVSTGTVAADSVPAAHASSGSSSDAVPVPVVPEHC; from the coding sequence ATGCCGATCAAACCACCAGCCCTGGATGATCTGGATTTCGAACGCCTGCAGGCCGATCTGCTAGCCAGGATTCCGGCGCACACACCGGAATGGACTGCTCCGCAAACCGGCGATCCCGGCCTCACCATCCTCCAGCTGTTCTCCTGGCTGGGCGACAATATTTTGTATCGGGCCAACTTGATCCCGGAACGCCAGCGTCTGGCGTTTCTCCGGCTACTCGGCTTGCAGATGCGGCCAGCGCTGCCTGCGCGCGGCCTGGTGCAAATGCAGTTCGACAATCCCGCGCAACTGGCCAGTGCCGACTTCCGCAAGGGCGTGCGGATCGACCAGCCGATGCCGTTTGAAGTGCAAAACGAGATCGAAGTGATGCCGGTCGAGGGGCAGTGCTTCATCAAGCGGGCTCCTTCGATCAGCGAGCAGCAGCAACTCGCGGGATTGCTGCCTGATTTGCAGGAGCTGTTTGCCATCGATGCCAGCGTGGCTGGCTACGTCACCACGCCGATATTTGCCGACAACAAGGCAGATCGGACTGGCGTCGATATTCTGGGCGATTCTGTCGACGGGGCCCTGTGGGTCGCCTTGCTCGCCCCTGATCCGGAACCTGCCACGGTCGCAGCTGCATTGGCCACACTGGGCGGCGGGGAGGACAACCGCGCCGCAACTCTCAGCATGGGCGTTGCGCCAAGCATGGCAACGCCGGAATTTGGCGAGACTATCGGCATTCGCGAGCCGATTCCGCAGGTCTGGGAGGTTTGCACCGGTCGCGGCGAAGGCAACCAGTACCTCCCTCTCGACATGTTGGCCGACAGCACCGCGGGCCTGACCCGCAATGGCGTTGTGCGCCTGCTCTTACCCGGCAAGGATGACATGGGCGCACCCAGCAACGATGTGGCGGATGCATACCAGGCGGGCGTGGGTGACCGGCCGCCTCGGATTGACGATCCAGTCATGGCGGCACGACTGGTGACCTGGCTGCGCATGCGCCCTGATAGCGCTACAGCGGCGGGCAAATTGTCGCTCGGCTGGGCCGGCCCCAACTGCGCCGAAATCGAACAGCGCCGCAGCTATGGCCGCCAGACCATCGGACGCGGAACGGGCTCCAGCGGGCAAGAATTCGAACTAGGCGTCGGCGCCATTGAACCCGCATCACTCCAGCTCGCGGTCGAAGAACAAAGCGGCCTTGTGCCCTATCGCCAAGTGCCGGAAATCGGCGCAGCAGGGGCGGGAGAACGCGTCTACACTCTCGATAGCGAAGCCGGGACAGTCCGCTTCGGTGATGGAATTCATGGCAAGGCTCCCGAGGCTGGCCGCGCGGTTCAGGTTATCAGCATGCGCGCCGGTGGCGGACGCGAGGGCAATCTGCCGGCTGGATCACTCGCCCAGTTCCCGGCCCAATCGGGCAAACCCAAGATCAAACTGAACCAGCCGCTGGCACTGGCCGGAGGCCTGGACGCCGAGACGATGGAAGCCGCTGAGCAACGGATTCCCGCCACAATCCGCCATCGCGATCGCGCAGTCACCGCCAGCGACATCCACACGCTGGCAGCAGCCACGCCCGGCGTGCCGGTCGCCCGGGTCGAAGTGCTAGAGCATTTCAGGCCTCACAATCGCGAAACGACCATGCCTGGCGCAGTTTCTGTCATGATGCTGCCAGCCTCGACACGCAGCCGGGCGCCTGCGCCGCGACCCGACCGCCCGATGCTGGAAACACTGCATCGCTGGCTCGATGAGCGCCGCCCTCTGGCAACAGAGCTGTATGTCGTTGCACCCGAGTATCGTGCCATCGGCGTGACGGTCGCAGTCGAACTTGTCGATCAGGACAGGCGTGAAGAACTGCTCCAGATGGTGACCAATCGTCTCCACCAGCTCATCTGGCCACTGCAGCCAGGCGGATTGCAGGGTGGCGGTTGGGAGCTTGGCAAGACGATCGAAGCAAGGGCGCTCGAGCTCGCTATCGGTCAATTGCCGGGCATACGTTCGGTCGCACCGATCCGCCT
- a CDS encoding GPW/gp25 family protein produces MTGPIFTSSKLAGTPVAVGWPLLPVPDENGRMQWPDGPASIRQSIEVILRTAPGELLMREQFGAGLEQMLDRPNDVATRNAIRQAVSTAITRYESRVQLERVAVAETDDPRRVDVTISYRIRPSGTVDTLRAAVDVGGA; encoded by the coding sequence ATGACCGGCCCGATTTTCACCAGCAGCAAACTCGCTGGCACACCGGTCGCTGTCGGCTGGCCGCTCCTGCCTGTCCCAGACGAGAACGGCCGCATGCAATGGCCTGACGGGCCTGCGAGCATTCGCCAGTCCATCGAGGTGATCCTGCGCACTGCGCCGGGTGAATTGCTGATGCGCGAGCAATTCGGGGCCGGCCTCGAGCAGATGCTCGACCGGCCCAACGATGTCGCGACCCGCAATGCCATCCGCCAAGCCGTCTCCACGGCCATCACCCGATACGAATCTCGCGTGCAACTGGAGCGGGTTGCGGTTGCAGAAACCGATGATCCGCGCCGGGTCGACGTGACCATTTCTTACCGGATCCGCCCGAGTGGAACTGTCGATACCCTGCGCGCTGCCGTTGATGTGGGAGGCGCCTGA
- a CDS encoding phage baseplate assembly protein V, with amino-acid sequence MTTLGNPARTTGFAPVATPANWMALPHSAFVINVTDPANRGRVQVQLSAIDPQGEALVWARVATGFAGPDYGLFALPAIGEEVLVVFIDGDPASPVVVGAMWKGDDAPPEDTPSDDVNVWSLNGRNGSRIAIDESSQGSEVVSLETPDTMKITLTHNESIKLEMGQESITISNSGIDINSTGSVTVNASSLTMKASSTLVQCGSTTFTGDITCSKITTASVVSSSYTPGAGNVW; translated from the coding sequence ATGACAACGCTCGGCAATCCTGCCCGCACCACCGGTTTCGCCCCTGTGGCCACACCGGCGAACTGGATGGCCCTGCCGCACTCGGCATTTGTCATCAACGTCACCGATCCGGCCAATCGTGGCCGGGTGCAGGTCCAGCTATCGGCAATTGACCCGCAGGGTGAAGCCCTCGTTTGGGCCCGGGTTGCAACCGGATTTGCCGGGCCAGACTACGGCCTGTTTGCGCTCCCCGCCATCGGCGAGGAAGTGCTGGTCGTCTTCATTGATGGCGACCCGGCCTCTCCCGTGGTGGTGGGGGCCATGTGGAAGGGCGATGACGCTCCGCCCGAAGATACTCCGTCCGACGATGTGAATGTGTGGAGCCTCAATGGCCGCAATGGCAGCCGCATTGCCATCGACGAGAGCAGTCAGGGTAGCGAGGTAGTTTCGCTCGAGACGCCCGACACCATGAAAATCACGCTCACACACAATGAATCCATCAAGTTGGAGATGGGGCAAGAAAGCATCACGATCAGCAATAGCGGGATCGATATCAATTCGACCGGCTCGGTTACGGTCAATGCATCTTCGCTGACAATGAAGGCGAGCAGCACGCTCGTCCAATGTGGTTCGACCACCTTCACCGGTGACATCACCTGTAGCAAGATCACAACGGCAAGCGTCGTCAGTTCTTCATACACGCCCGGCGCGGGGAATGTCTGGTGA
- a CDS encoding phage late control D family protein, translated as MARDDNQTYIGTRPTIEIDEQSYPMLLRNLRSLRMTEALGGLSSIEITYTDWIDAPDGTRGFGAMGDDHPMRIGRPVLVGMGPEEDPIEIFRGIITAVESEIEDGRPPVITLFAEDLLFPLRQTRRSFLYEAKTPKQVCEEIAGFHNLSVEVRDGLDEPARDWLQMGQSDLAFLRAILGKLDADLQMVENTLQIGPIADQERTEVELASPGNLIRARARADIATQSGEIAVSAMDIVGGDKVEASVTSADSPGPGEGADGKAYLDAHFAAYRTQHRSQGPMEQGGVDAYAAAAFRQQAREFVRIEGTASGNTQMRVGSFAIISGMNPAFINQYLVVEANHWFDANAGYFVDFTALGAFFGEQP; from the coding sequence ATGGCTCGCGATGACAACCAGACCTATATCGGTACCCGCCCGACGATCGAAATCGACGAGCAGAGCTACCCCATGCTGCTGCGCAACCTGCGCAGCCTACGGATGACCGAAGCCCTGGGCGGACTCTCTTCCATCGAGATCACCTATACCGACTGGATCGACGCCCCGGACGGCACGCGCGGCTTTGGCGCGATGGGCGATGATCACCCGATGCGGATTGGCCGCCCGGTCCTGGTCGGCATGGGCCCGGAAGAAGATCCGATCGAGATATTCCGCGGGATCATCACTGCAGTCGAAAGCGAGATCGAGGACGGACGCCCGCCTGTCATCACGCTGTTTGCCGAAGACTTGCTGTTTCCGCTGCGGCAGACCCGCCGGTCTTTCCTCTACGAAGCCAAGACGCCCAAGCAGGTGTGCGAGGAAATCGCCGGGTTCCACAATCTCTCGGTAGAAGTTCGCGACGGCCTGGACGAGCCCGCGCGAGACTGGCTGCAAATGGGGCAGTCCGATCTGGCCTTCCTGCGCGCAATCCTCGGCAAGCTCGATGCCGACCTGCAAATGGTCGAGAACACTCTCCAGATCGGGCCGATAGCCGATCAGGAGCGGACCGAGGTCGAGCTTGCTTCGCCCGGCAATCTGATCCGCGCACGCGCCCGGGCCGATATCGCCACCCAGAGCGGCGAGATCGCCGTCAGCGCGATGGACATTGTTGGCGGCGACAAGGTCGAGGCGAGCGTGACCTCGGCAGACAGCCCCGGCCCCGGGGAAGGGGCCGACGGCAAGGCCTATCTGGACGCCCATTTCGCCGCCTACCGCACCCAGCATCGCAGCCAGGGTCCGATGGAGCAGGGTGGGGTCGACGCTTACGCTGCCGCCGCATTCCGCCAACAGGCCCGCGAGTTCGTGCGGATCGAGGGAACCGCATCAGGAAACACGCAGATGCGCGTGGGTAGCTTCGCCATCATCTCCGGCATGAACCCCGCCTTCATCAACCAGTATCTGGTGGTCGAGGCCAACCACTGGTTCGACGCCAATGCCGGGTATTTCGTCGATTTTACCGCGCTTGGCGCCTTTTTCGGAGAGCAGCCATGA
- a CDS encoding phage tail protein, whose product MTITVPAGQDMMTPLGAYNFHVSFELGLFENIAAVSGEDKKLGHDKEAIVGGFSDVSGLEASMEPKTFRSGGDNYRVHQRVGQVSFSPIVLKRGLVLSRHLWGWFSLFAGANHPANGDNAANGNWNASSRADVSIVLLQNRKPVVGWKVERAMPVKFRVGDLNASGGELAVEELHLAHEGFHVLAGDDLSAPAPDGDATPAEATA is encoded by the coding sequence ATGACCATCACCGTGCCAGCCGGCCAGGACATGATGACCCCACTCGGGGCCTATAACTTCCATGTTTCCTTTGAACTTGGTCTCTTCGAGAATATTGCGGCCGTATCAGGCGAAGACAAGAAACTTGGCCATGACAAGGAAGCCATCGTTGGTGGTTTCTCGGATGTATCCGGTCTTGAAGCCTCGATGGAGCCCAAGACTTTCCGCTCTGGCGGAGACAATTATCGCGTCCACCAGCGGGTCGGACAGGTCAGCTTCTCGCCCATTGTTCTCAAGCGCGGACTGGTCCTCTCTCGCCATCTGTGGGGTTGGTTTTCGCTGTTTGCAGGCGCGAACCATCCAGCCAATGGCGACAATGCTGCCAACGGTAATTGGAATGCCAGCTCACGAGCCGACGTGTCGATCGTATTGCTCCAGAACCGCAAACCCGTGGTCGGTTGGAAGGTCGAGCGCGCTATGCCGGTCAAGTTTCGCGTCGGTGATCTCAACGCTTCCGGTGGGGAATTGGCGGTCGAAGAGCTCCATCTCGCGCATGAAGGCTTCCACGTCCTTGCCGGCGATGATCTTTCCGCCCCTGCGCCCGACGGCGACGCGACACCTGCGGAGGCCACGGCATGA
- a CDS encoding phage tail protein has protein sequence MPTRETPYSAYNFLVEMGDDPPSNTALGGFSDVSGLSAEITMMEYRQGNDKENCVRKIPGMHKSGDVTLKRGLMGLKNFWTWVEATRSNPDTGRAVTITLNDEVGAAIMKWKLLDAKPMKWTGPTLAAKGASDVAFEELVLSVKKLDMVED, from the coding sequence ATGCCTACGCGTGAAACACCTTACAGTGCCTACAACTTCCTGGTCGAGATGGGCGATGATCCGCCGTCGAACACGGCCCTGGGCGGCTTCTCCGATGTCTCTGGCTTGTCGGCCGAGATTACGATGATGGAATACCGCCAAGGGAACGACAAGGAGAACTGCGTCCGCAAGATCCCCGGCATGCACAAGAGCGGCGATGTTACGCTCAAGCGGGGCCTGATGGGCCTGAAAAACTTCTGGACCTGGGTCGAGGCCACGCGTTCCAATCCCGACACTGGCCGGGCCGTGACCATTACCCTCAATGACGAAGTCGGCGCAGCGATCATGAAGTGGAAGCTTCTCGATGCGAAACCGATGAAATGGACCGGACCGACCTTGGCAGCAAAGGGCGCCAGCGATGTTGCGTTTGAAGAGCTGGTTCTGTCGGTCAAGAAGCTGGACATGGTGGAGGACTAG